From Streptomyces sp. GSL17-111, one genomic window encodes:
- a CDS encoding alpha-N-acetylglucosaminidase, giving the protein MEAARAALERLLPDHADQFALTLLDGRERFTVGGGRGAVEIRGTSPAVALTGVHWYLKYTCRAHLSWAGSQTDLPATLPAPRRAEERAATVPHRFALNDTHDGYTAPYADWPRWERLIDVLALHGVNEVLVTPGTEAVYHRLLQEFGYTESEARAWLPAPTHQPWWLLQNMSAYGGPVSPALLAARTELGRRIAGRLRELGMAPVLPGYFGTVPRGFATRNAGARTVPQGTWAGLPRPDWLDPRTDAFAAVAAAFYAHQRELFGAPAHVKMDLLHEGGDAGDVPVPEAARGVERALRTALPDATWVILGWQHNPRRELLDGLAHPERMLVVDGLSDLERVTDREADWGGVPYAFGTIPNFGGRTTLGAKTHRWAERFTRWRDRAGSALLGTAFMPEAAERDPAAFELFSELAWREEPVDRAEWFAEYADFRYGGQDPAAREAFAALRETAYRIDSRDGRPHDSVFAARPSLSARSGTYYATHTPAFDPPAFDAAFAALLRVAEPLRGSDAYRYDLVDATRQAVANRSWLLIGQLDQAYAAKDRRTFARLATLWLELLRLADDVAGAHRSFLLGPWLADARRSAADAEERTEWERTARVLLTTWADRPTADGGRLADYANRDWHGLIADVHLARWRRYLDELQDALAADRPPRRFDWYAHEEPWTRRTDDHPQRPVHDAYRTAVRAHDVLARAPFQGGVTLAAEPRSLPPGGAAEVTATFRNENGLRPTGAVDLMLAGPAGAVPQGGSSWPRVAPGGRVTARWRVPAPDGAPQRPLEPLPYEVTARYGPQGEPRARTTGRGTLFVAGPVGEGWRTHTTNDAVFGRLGDRYAVHGGGADLWRRTEEFGTLFRPGALGGEGSVRVAVTAQPDTGPWARAGVIVRNDLAEARGRGGVNLAVTPGHGVVLAHDADGDGTFDTYRRVTGVRAPVLLRLTRVGTVFTGAYSTDEGATWRTVATVDVPGAAPRQDAGLFMTAASRTRATVEFAGWSLR; this is encoded by the coding sequence ATGGAGGCGGCCCGCGCGGCGCTGGAGCGGCTGCTGCCCGACCACGCCGACCAGTTCGCCCTCACTCTCCTCGACGGCCGGGAGCGGTTCACCGTCGGCGGGGGCCGGGGCGCGGTGGAGATCCGCGGGACGAGCCCGGCGGTCGCGCTCACCGGCGTCCACTGGTACCTGAAGTACACCTGCCGGGCGCACCTGAGCTGGGCCGGTTCGCAGACCGACCTGCCCGCGACGCTCCCCGCCCCGCGCCGGGCGGAGGAGCGCGCCGCCACCGTGCCGCACCGCTTCGCCCTCAACGACACGCACGACGGCTACACCGCCCCGTACGCCGACTGGCCGCGCTGGGAGCGGCTCATCGACGTCCTGGCGCTGCACGGCGTCAACGAGGTGCTCGTCACGCCGGGCACGGAGGCGGTGTACCACCGGCTGCTCCAGGAGTTCGGGTACACGGAGAGCGAGGCGCGGGCCTGGCTCCCCGCGCCGACGCACCAGCCGTGGTGGCTGCTGCAGAACATGTCCGCCTACGGAGGGCCCGTCAGCCCCGCGCTCCTGGCCGCCCGGACGGAGCTCGGCCGGCGCATCGCGGGACGGCTGCGGGAGCTGGGCATGGCGCCGGTGCTGCCCGGCTACTTCGGCACGGTGCCGCGCGGCTTCGCCACCCGGAACGCCGGGGCCCGCACCGTCCCGCAGGGCACCTGGGCGGGCCTGCCCCGCCCGGACTGGCTGGACCCGCGCACGGACGCCTTCGCCGCCGTGGCCGCCGCGTTCTACGCCCACCAGCGGGAGCTGTTCGGCGCGCCCGCGCACGTCAAGATGGACCTCCTGCACGAGGGCGGCGACGCCGGGGACGTGCCCGTCCCGGAGGCCGCGCGCGGCGTCGAGCGGGCGCTGCGCACGGCCCTGCCGGACGCGACGTGGGTGATCCTCGGCTGGCAGCACAACCCGCGCCGGGAGCTGCTGGACGGGCTGGCGCACCCGGAGCGGATGCTCGTGGTCGACGGGCTGTCCGACCTCGAACGCGTCACGGACCGGGAGGCGGACTGGGGCGGCGTCCCGTACGCCTTCGGCACGATCCCCAACTTCGGCGGCCGCACGACGCTCGGCGCGAAGACGCACCGGTGGGCGGAGCGGTTCACGCGGTGGCGGGACCGGGCGGGCAGCGCCCTGCTCGGCACCGCGTTCATGCCGGAGGCGGCCGAGCGCGACCCGGCGGCGTTCGAGCTGTTCAGCGAGCTGGCCTGGCGCGAGGAGCCGGTGGACCGGGCGGAGTGGTTCGCGGAGTACGCCGACTTCCGCTACGGCGGCCAGGACCCGGCGGCACGCGAGGCGTTCGCCGCACTGCGGGAGACGGCCTACCGGATCGACTCCCGCGACGGCCGTCCGCACGACAGCGTCTTCGCGGCCCGGCCGAGCCTCTCCGCCCGCTCCGGCACGTACTACGCCACCCACACCCCGGCCTTCGACCCGCCCGCCTTCGACGCCGCCTTCGCCGCCCTGCTGCGCGTCGCCGAGCCGCTGCGCGGGAGCGACGCCTACCGGTACGACCTGGTCGACGCCACCCGGCAGGCGGTCGCCAACCGCTCCTGGCTGCTGATCGGCCAGTTGGACCAGGCGTACGCGGCGAAGGACCGGCGGACGTTCGCCCGGCTGGCCACGCTCTGGCTGGAGCTGCTCCGGCTGGCGGACGACGTGGCCGGGGCGCACCGGAGCTTCCTCCTCGGGCCCTGGCTCGCCGACGCCCGCCGTAGCGCGGCCGATGCCGAGGAGCGGACGGAGTGGGAGCGCACCGCGCGCGTGCTGCTCACCACTTGGGCGGACCGGCCCACGGCCGACGGCGGCCGGCTCGCCGACTACGCCAACCGGGACTGGCACGGGCTCATCGCCGACGTCCACCTCGCCCGCTGGCGGCGCTACCTCGACGAGCTCCAGGACGCGCTCGCCGCCGACCGGCCGCCGAGGAGGTTCGACTGGTACGCCCACGAGGAGCCGTGGACCCGGCGGACCGACGACCACCCGCAGCGTCCCGTCCACGACGCCTACCGCACGGCCGTCCGCGCCCACGACGTGCTGGCCCGCGCGCCCTTCCAGGGCGGCGTCACCCTCGCCGCCGAGCCCCGCTCGCTGCCGCCGGGCGGGGCCGCCGAGGTGACGGCCACGTTCCGCAACGAGAACGGGCTGCGGCCCACCGGAGCCGTCGACCTGATGCTCGCCGGGCCCGCCGGTGCGGTGCCGCAGGGCGGCTCGTCCTGGCCCCGGGTCGCGCCCGGCGGGCGGGTCACGGCGCGCTGGCGGGTGCCCGCGCCGGACGGTGCGCCGCAGCGCCCCCTGGAGCCGCTGCCGTACGAGGTGACGGCCCGCTACGGGCCGCAGGGCGAGCCCCGGGCCCGCACGACCGGGCGCGGCACCCTCTTCGTCGCCGGGCCGGTGGGCGAGGGGTGGCGCACGCACACGACGAACGACGCCGTCTTCGGCCGCCTCGGCGACCGGTACGCCGTGCACGGCGGCGGCGCCGACCTGTGGCGCCGCACCGAGGAGTTCGGCACGCTGTTCCGGCCCGGCGCGCTGGGCGGGGAGGGGTCCGTACGGGTGGCCGTCACCGCGCAGCCGGACACCGGGCCGTGGGCGCGGGCGGGCGTGATCGTCCGCAACGACCTGGCCGAGGCGCGCGGCCGGGGCGGTGTGAACCTCGCCGTCACCCCCGGGCACGGCGTCGTCCTGGCCCACGACGCGGACGGCGACGGGACGTTCGACACCTACCGGCGCGTGACGGGTGTGCGGGCGCCGGTGCTGCTGCGCCTGACCCGCGTCGGGACGGTGTTCACCGGGGCGTACTCCACGGACGAGGGCGCGACGTGGCGGACGGTGGCCACGGTGGACGTCCCCGGCGCCGCGCCCCGCCAGGACGCCGGCCTGTTCATGACGGCCGCGTCCCGGACGAGGGCGACGGTGGAGTTCGCCGGCTGGTCGCTTCGCTGA
- a CDS encoding SRPBCC family protein, producing the protein MRYADGPATSSEIHVDASPATVWALVTDIGIPARFSPELQRVEWLDGARAPVPGALFAGHNKNPDIGEWTSTSRIAEVSEERAFAWDVVDPDGRFGPAAPAASAEPLCHWRFELSAADGGTLLRHSARVGPAPSGLSSFIAQAPEQEEEIIAGRLASLRGGIEATLAGIKELAEAR; encoded by the coding sequence ATGCGGTACGCGGACGGACCCGCCACGAGCAGCGAGATCCACGTCGACGCCTCCCCCGCCACGGTGTGGGCGCTCGTGACGGACATCGGCATCCCGGCCCGGTTCAGCCCCGAACTCCAGCGGGTCGAGTGGCTGGACGGAGCGCGGGCGCCCGTGCCCGGCGCCCTCTTCGCCGGGCACAACAAGAACCCCGACATCGGCGAGTGGACCTCCACCAGCCGCATCGCCGAGGTGAGCGAGGAGCGCGCCTTCGCCTGGGACGTCGTCGACCCGGACGGCCGCTTCGGTCCCGCCGCCCCGGCCGCCAGCGCCGAACCGCTGTGCCACTGGCGCTTCGAACTGTCCGCCGCCGACGGCGGGACCCTGCTGCGGCACTCCGCGCGCGTCGGCCCCGCCCCCTCCGGCCTGAGCTCCTTCATCGCCCAGGCGCCGGAGCAGGAGGAGGAGATCATCGCCGGCCGCCTCGCCTCCCTGCGGGGCGGCATCGAGGCGACGCTGGCCGGCATCAAGGAGCTCGCCGAGGCGCGCTGA
- a CDS encoding ankyrin repeat domain-containing protein, with product MTEEPAHDPEVLQLAAKIFDLARRGETDTVAAYVDAGVPPNLTNDKGDSLVMLAAYHGHAEAVRALLERGADADKPNDRGQTPLAGAVFKGEDDVVHALLDGGADPTAGTPSAVETARMFGKEELLRLFGAV from the coding sequence ATGACGGAAGAGCCCGCTCACGACCCCGAGGTCCTGCAACTCGCCGCGAAGATCTTCGACCTGGCGCGACGCGGCGAGACGGACACCGTCGCCGCCTACGTCGACGCGGGCGTCCCGCCGAACCTCACCAACGACAAGGGCGACTCCCTCGTCATGCTGGCCGCCTACCACGGCCACGCCGAGGCCGTCCGGGCCCTGCTGGAGCGCGGCGCCGACGCGGACAAGCCGAACGACCGGGGGCAGACGCCGCTGGCCGGGGCCGTCTTCAAGGGGGAGGACGACGTGGTCCACGCCCTCCTGGACGGAGGCGCGGACCCGACGGCCGGGACGCCCAGTGCCGTCGAGACGGCCCGGATGTTCGGCAAGGAGGAGCTGCTGCGGCTCTTCGGCGCCGTCTGA
- a CDS encoding alpha-amylase — protein sequence MTYLSRPIALTATAAAGLMMTLAAAPSAAATESPAPECVQYYESWRYTHVHNGCDDTVAVTVDYTNGQSAPCRVLEPDAWATFSGYGTDGNHVTALRTCDPDPATTSGA from the coding sequence ATGACGTACCTATCGCGCCCGATCGCCCTCACCGCCACGGCTGCGGCGGGCCTCATGATGACCCTGGCCGCTGCCCCGTCCGCGGCGGCCACCGAATCCCCGGCTCCCGAGTGCGTGCAGTACTACGAGAGCTGGCGCTACACCCACGTCCACAACGGCTGTGACGACACCGTCGCCGTCACGGTCGATTACACGAACGGCCAGTCCGCCCCGTGCCGCGTCCTGGAGCCCGACGCGTGGGCGACCTTCTCCGGTTACGGAACGGACGGCAACCACGTCACGGCGTTGCGGACCTGCGACCCCGACCCCGCCACCACCAGCGGCGCCTGA
- a CDS encoding asparaginase, giving the protein MPSTTPPSPSTGAIAPGAVPPVLAEIVRSGFTEGRHRGALVALGPDGAVAWSLGDVSAPMFPRSSNKPFQAVACLRAGAALSGERLALAAASHSGEPFHRELAAQVLAEHGFGEDDLRCPADLPLDPTESEAYLRAGLGRARLTMNCSGKHAAMLAACRAAGWPADSYLDPAHPLQRLVADVVEGATGESVAATGVDGCGAPLLAVSLTGLARGFRTLVTAAPGTAERRVADAMRAHPEHVAGTRRHDTWLMREVPGALSKMGAEAVQAVALPDGRALAFKLDDGGVRALGPVLGRALERMGVTGPVTARIAAHPLLGGGVPVGEIRAAF; this is encoded by the coding sequence CTCGCGGAGATCGTCCGCTCCGGCTTCACCGAGGGCCGGCACCGGGGGGCGCTCGTCGCCCTCGGCCCGGACGGTGCGGTCGCGTGGTCGCTGGGCGACGTCAGCGCCCCCATGTTCCCCCGCTCGTCGAACAAGCCCTTCCAGGCCGTCGCGTGCCTGCGCGCCGGTGCCGCGCTGAGCGGTGAGCGCCTCGCGCTGGCCGCCGCGAGCCACTCCGGGGAGCCCTTCCACCGGGAGCTGGCGGCGCAGGTCCTCGCCGAGCACGGGTTCGGTGAGGACGACCTGCGGTGCCCGGCCGACCTGCCGCTGGACCCGACCGAGTCCGAGGCGTACCTGCGGGCCGGGCTGGGGCGGGCCCGGCTCACCATGAACTGCTCCGGCAAGCACGCCGCGATGCTGGCGGCCTGCCGGGCCGCCGGGTGGCCCGCCGACTCCTACCTCGACCCGGCGCACCCGCTGCAGCGGCTGGTCGCCGACGTCGTCGAGGGGGCCACGGGCGAGTCGGTCGCCGCCACCGGCGTCGACGGCTGCGGGGCCCCTCTGCTCGCCGTCTCCCTCACCGGCCTGGCGCGCGGCTTCCGCACGCTCGTCACCGCCGCGCCCGGCACGGCCGAACGGCGCGTCGCCGACGCCATGCGGGCGCACCCCGAACACGTCGCGGGGACGCGGCGGCACGACACGTGGCTGATGCGCGAGGTGCCGGGGGCGCTGTCCAAGATGGGCGCCGAGGCCGTGCAGGCGGTGGCCCTGCCGGACGGGCGGGCGCTGGCCTTCAAGCTGGACGACGGCGGGGTGCGCGCCCTCGGCCCGGTGCTCGGCCGGGCGCTGGAGCGGATGGGCGTGACCGGGCCGGTGACGGCGCGCATCGCCGCACACCCGCTGCTCGGCGGCGGCGTCCCCGTGGGCGAGATCCGCGCGGCGTTCTGA
- a CDS encoding lantibiotic dehydratase: MTDVPDHVHLPTGGWRLWEHFALRGPGFPAEGVLRTAPPGLAPAADKFAPGDRLDGPEWEHFTEAFDAGAVHTARFLQEIAADPRFRAAVAWQNPAVLRTGIAPFLAWTPTAAGRSSMPRQREELVAHYWQRFCVKNDTIGFFGPVGWGRWDLGTRGLAVDPGEGFLETSTVYFASWAIDALAATLAADPELLAWIPPRRVSFARLGDGTVQVPGRAPQPLPDAAHAVLELCDGTRPIGVLAAELGRPEAEVAETVRWLQGKRWVHWRLDVPSSTHPERALREILERVGDARVREAALERLDVLERGRDAVQAAGVDAEALTSAISALEADFAALTATDGQRAKGARTAPCRGLVYSDSRRAATATLGTALLDELTPLGLCLTSARWMTNRFAELATARLRALYERLAARGPVDLATLWLSGLPSPYPGADQDLDAVQAELRAKWARVLELPEGVRRVRLSTADLADRVREEFEEPGAGWSLARYVSPDLLVLAEGPEAVERGEFDLVLGEMHCALNTMGASLFVHQHPEPAALVAETSRDFPGPRLLPMLPKELPLKWSSRSRPSLDRPEDHYVALVDDTGDPHRPRTVLSADVAVEDDAGRLTAVLPDGSRFDLLDVYANTLTQRVMDRFTLRPEGEHTPRITLDRTVVARETWTFRAGGLGFADEKSEPRRFVRARHWRQEHDLPRFVFVVSPTEPRPFYVDFDSPVYLNILAKAVRRLVRKDPEARLKVSEMLPTPEQAWLPDDQGRTYTSELRFVAVDQTVVDRADAANGGA, from the coding sequence ATGACGGACGTCCCGGACCACGTGCACCTGCCCACCGGTGGCTGGCGGCTGTGGGAGCACTTCGCGCTGCGCGGCCCCGGCTTCCCCGCCGAGGGGGTCCTGCGCACCGCACCGCCCGGGCTGGCGCCGGCGGCGGACAAGTTCGCGCCCGGCGACCGGCTGGACGGCCCGGAGTGGGAGCACTTCACCGAGGCGTTCGACGCCGGTGCCGTGCACACCGCGCGGTTCCTCCAGGAGATCGCCGCCGACCCCCGCTTCCGGGCCGCCGTGGCCTGGCAGAACCCGGCGGTCCTGCGCACCGGCATCGCGCCGTTCCTCGCCTGGACGCCGACCGCCGCCGGCCGCAGCTCGATGCCCCGACAGCGGGAGGAGCTCGTCGCCCACTACTGGCAGCGCTTCTGCGTCAAGAACGACACGATCGGCTTCTTCGGCCCCGTCGGCTGGGGCCGCTGGGACCTGGGCACGCGCGGTCTGGCCGTCGACCCCGGTGAGGGCTTCCTGGAGACGTCCACGGTGTACTTCGCCAGCTGGGCGATCGACGCCCTCGCCGCGACGCTCGCCGCCGACCCGGAGCTGCTGGCGTGGATACCGCCCCGGCGCGTGTCGTTCGCGCGGCTGGGGGACGGCACGGTCCAGGTGCCGGGACGGGCCCCGCAGCCGCTGCCGGACGCGGCGCACGCCGTGCTGGAGCTCTGCGACGGGACGCGGCCGATCGGCGTCCTCGCGGCCGAACTCGGCCGCCCCGAGGCCGAGGTGGCCGAGACCGTGCGCTGGTTGCAGGGCAAGCGGTGGGTGCACTGGCGGCTGGACGTGCCCAGCAGCACGCACCCCGAGCGGGCGCTGCGGGAGATCCTGGAGCGCGTCGGTGACGCCCGGGTGCGGGAGGCGGCGCTGGAGCGGCTGGACGTGCTGGAGCGCGGCCGGGACGCCGTGCAGGCCGCCGGGGTGGACGCCGAGGCGCTGACGTCCGCGATCAGCGCCCTGGAGGCGGACTTCGCCGCGCTGACGGCCACCGACGGCCAGCGGGCCAAGGGGGCGCGGACCGCGCCCTGCCGGGGCCTGGTCTACTCCGACAGCCGTCGGGCCGCGACGGCCACGCTCGGCACGGCGCTGCTCGACGAACTCACGCCGCTCGGGCTGTGCCTGACCTCGGCGCGCTGGATGACCAACCGCTTCGCGGAGCTGGCGACCGCCCGGCTGCGCGCGCTGTACGAGCGGCTCGCGGCGCGCGGGCCGGTGGACCTGGCGACGCTGTGGCTGTCCGGCCTGCCCTCGCCGTACCCGGGGGCGGACCAGGACCTGGACGCCGTCCAGGCCGAGCTGCGGGCGAAGTGGGCGCGCGTGCTGGAACTGCCGGAGGGCGTGCGCCGGGTGCGGCTGTCCACGGCGGACCTCGCGGACCGGGTGCGGGAGGAGTTCGAGGAGCCCGGCGCGGGCTGGTCCCTGGCGCGCTACGTCAGCCCGGACCTGCTGGTGCTGGCCGAGGGCCCGGAGGCGGTCGAGCGGGGCGAGTTCGATCTGGTGCTGGGCGAGATGCACTGCGCGCTCAACACGATGGGCGCCTCGCTCTTCGTCCACCAGCACCCCGAGCCGGCGGCCCTCGTCGCGGAGACGAGCCGGGACTTCCCCGGCCCCCGGCTGCTGCCGATGCTGCCCAAGGAGCTGCCGCTGAAGTGGTCCTCCCGCAGCCGGCCCTCGCTGGACCGGCCGGAGGACCACTACGTGGCGCTGGTCGACGACACCGGCGACCCGCACCGCCCGCGCACCGTGCTCAGCGCGGACGTCGCGGTGGAGGACGACGCGGGCCGGCTCACCGCCGTCCTGCCGGACGGGAGCCGCTTCGATCTGCTCGACGTCTACGCCAACACCCTCACCCAGCGCGTCATGGACCGCTTCACGCTGCGCCCCGAGGGGGAGCACACGCCGCGCATCACGCTGGACCGGACGGTCGTCGCACGGGAGACGTGGACCTTCCGGGCGGGCGGACTCGGCTTCGCCGACGAGAAGTCGGAGCCCCGGCGCTTCGTGCGGGCCCGGCACTGGCGGCAGGAGCACGACCTGCCGCGTTTCGTGTTCGTCGTCTCTCCCACCGAACCCCGGCCGTTCTACGTGGACTTCGACAGCCCGGTGTACCTGAACATCCTCGCCAAGGCGGTGCGCAGGCTGGTCCGGAAGGACCCGGAGGCCCGGCTGAAGGTCAGCGAGATGCTGCCCACGCCGGAGCAGGCCTGGCTGCCGGACGACCAGGGCCGCACGTACACCTCCGAGCTGCGCTTCGTCGCCGTCGACCAGACGGTCGTGGACCGGGCGGACGCCGCGAACGGGGGTGCGTGA
- a CDS encoding MbtH family protein has product MSQSDEPGYRVVRNDEEQYSVWRQDRALPDGWHAEGTTGTRQECLDHIGRVWTDMRPLSLRRRMAESGA; this is encoded by the coding sequence ATGAGCCAGAGCGACGAGCCCGGCTACCGGGTGGTGCGGAACGACGAGGAGCAGTACTCGGTGTGGCGGCAGGACCGGGCCCTCCCGGACGGCTGGCACGCCGAGGGCACGACCGGCACCCGGCAGGAGTGCCTGGACCACATCGGCCGGGTGTGGACGGACATGCGCCCGCTGAGCCTGCGCCGCCGCATGGCGGAGAGCGGCGCATGA
- a CDS encoding MFS transporter, translating to MTPHATTGERAGRREWTGLAVLSLPTLLLSLDMTVLHFAVPKLSADLAPSSTQLLWIVDIYGFLIAGFLIIMGTLGDRIGRRRLLLTGAAAFGVASVLAAMSDSAGMLIATRALLGLAGATLMPSTMSLIRNMFHDPQQRTVAISVWMSSFMLGAGAGPLVGGAMLEHFWWGSVFLLGVPVMVLLLVAGPFLLPEFRDPTAGRIDVVSAALSLGTVLSVVYGIKQTAEHGVGLVPVLAALAGLALGVVFVRRQRTLATPFLDLKLFHSRGFTVSLTTVALSIFAMGGVIFFVAQYLQMVLDMSPFTAGLYSLPGVLAGMVGILAAPALAQRVPAAYLMGGGLLVAALGVGTLATITPESGAGTAVTALVVLHLGFGPMIALGTDMIIAGAPPERAGAASAISETGTEMGMALGIAVLGSVGAAIYRAEVGGLLPAGLPPEATDVAGDTIGGAAGAAEQLPSALGAALMDAAGQAFVTGLRTTAAVSAVIVAVLAVAATVLLRGVTPGDGGGHGEPPAGDDGPQARGDGPQAHGDGPQVDPAPEPAEAGR from the coding sequence ATGACGCCTCACGCGACCACGGGGGAACGCGCCGGGCGGCGCGAGTGGACCGGTCTCGCCGTCCTCTCCCTGCCCACCCTGCTCCTCTCGCTCGACATGACCGTGCTCCACTTCGCGGTGCCCAAGCTCAGCGCGGACCTGGCCCCCAGCAGCACCCAGCTGCTGTGGATCGTCGACATCTACGGCTTCCTCATCGCCGGGTTCCTCATCATCATGGGCACGCTCGGCGACCGCATCGGACGGCGGCGGCTGCTCCTCACCGGGGCGGCGGCCTTCGGCGTCGCCTCGGTGCTCGCGGCGATGTCGGACAGCGCCGGCATGCTCATCGCGACGCGGGCCCTCCTGGGCCTGGCGGGGGCGACGCTGATGCCCTCGACCATGTCCCTCATCCGCAACATGTTCCACGACCCGCAGCAGCGCACGGTGGCGATCAGCGTGTGGATGTCCAGCTTCATGCTGGGTGCGGGCGCCGGGCCGCTGGTCGGCGGGGCGATGCTCGAACACTTCTGGTGGGGCTCGGTCTTCCTGCTGGGCGTGCCCGTGATGGTGCTGCTGCTGGTGGCCGGACCGTTCCTGCTGCCGGAGTTCCGCGACCCGACGGCCGGCCGGATCGACGTCGTCAGCGCCGCGCTCTCCCTCGGCACCGTGCTCTCCGTCGTGTACGGCATCAAGCAGACCGCCGAGCACGGCGTCGGCCTCGTCCCCGTCCTCGCCGCACTCGCGGGGCTGGCGCTCGGTGTGGTGTTCGTCCGTCGCCAGCGCACCCTGGCCACCCCGTTCCTGGACCTGAAGCTGTTCCACAGCCGGGGCTTCACCGTCTCGCTGACCACCGTGGCCCTGTCCATCTTCGCGATGGGCGGCGTGATCTTCTTCGTCGCCCAGTACCTCCAGATGGTGCTGGACATGTCCCCGTTCACGGCGGGTCTCTACTCGCTGCCGGGCGTGCTCGCCGGCATGGTCGGCATCCTCGCCGCCCCGGCCCTGGCGCAGCGGGTTCCGGCCGCGTACCTCATGGGCGGCGGGCTGCTGGTCGCCGCGCTGGGGGTCGGGACGCTGGCCACGATCACCCCGGAGTCCGGCGCGGGGACGGCGGTGACGGCGCTGGTCGTCCTGCACCTCGGCTTCGGTCCGATGATCGCCCTCGGCACGGACATGATCATCGCCGGGGCGCCGCCCGAGCGGGCGGGTGCGGCGTCGGCCATCTCCGAGACCGGCACCGAGATGGGCATGGCCCTGGGCATCGCGGTGCTCGGCAGCGTCGGGGCGGCCATCTACCGCGCCGAGGTCGGCGGCCTGCTCCCGGCGGGGCTGCCGCCGGAGGCGACGGACGTGGCGGGCGACACCATCGGCGGCGCGGCCGGCGCCGCCGAGCAGCTGCCGAGCGCCCTCGGTGCGGCGCTGATGGACGCCGCCGGGCAGGCGTTCGTCACCGGCCTGCGCACGACCGCGGCCGTCAGCGCCGTCATCGTGGCCGTCCTCGCCGTGGCCGCGACCGTCCTGCTGCGGGGCGTCACACCCGGTGACGGCGGCGGGCACGGCGAGCCGCCCGCCGGGGACGACGGGCCGCAGGCACGCGGGGACGGCCCGCAGGCGCACGGGGACGGCCCGCAGGTCGACCCCGCCCCGGAACCGGCGGAGGCCGGCCGGTAG